The Altererythrobacter sp. ZODW24 genome window below encodes:
- a CDS encoding DUF815 domain-containing protein: MTDQGDPLARIADALERIAPPQDNTDWLGSPAYAWDAKCGRAIDRLMAPALSTLLAVDAQKDAVVTNIARLAKGHAAHDMLLWGARGMGKSALLRASIISAQQSNPGAVALVQVASDVLNALPDLFRILAKQKRNFLVYIDDLGFSPEDTNGPRQLRSWLEGGVEARPDNVRLAVTSNRRSIVPREAAEQDGALILRDALDDALALSDRFGLSLGFHNCSQDEYLAIVAAYAKPAGLRFEDADALMWAKQRGARSGRTAWQYVTELAGRAGRKL; the protein is encoded by the coding sequence ATGACAGATCAGGGTGACCCGCTAGCCCGCATCGCCGATGCGTTGGAGCGGATTGCGCCACCCCAAGACAACACGGACTGGCTCGGTAGCCCGGCCTATGCCTGGGATGCCAAGTGCGGACGGGCAATTGATCGGCTCATGGCTCCGGCACTGAGCACATTGCTTGCGGTCGATGCACAGAAGGACGCCGTAGTCACCAATATCGCGCGTTTGGCCAAGGGCCACGCCGCGCATGATATGCTGCTGTGGGGCGCCCGCGGTATGGGCAAATCTGCGCTGCTCCGCGCGAGCATAATTTCCGCGCAGCAGAGCAATCCCGGCGCGGTCGCCTTGGTTCAGGTGGCCAGTGATGTCTTGAACGCCTTACCTGATCTGTTCCGTATTCTGGCAAAGCAGAAGCGTAATTTCTTGGTCTATATCGACGATCTTGGTTTCTCGCCCGAAGACACCAACGGCCCGCGCCAGCTGCGAAGCTGGCTGGAGGGCGGTGTCGAAGCAAGGCCGGACAATGTACGGTTGGCGGTAACATCCAATCGCCGCTCGATCGTCCCCCGAGAAGCGGCAGAGCAAGATGGCGCGCTTATTCTGCGCGATGCCCTTGATGATGCACTGGCATTGTCAGACCGCTTCGGGCTGTCGCTCGGCTTTCACAATTGCTCTCAGGACGAATATCTCGCCATAGTCGCTGCCTATGCAAAACCGGCAGGCCTGCGCTTCGAAGATGCCGATGCATTGATGTGGGCCAAGCAGCGCGGCGCCCGATCGGGCCGCACAGCTTGGCAATATGTCACCGAACTAGCGGGCCGCGCTGGCCGCAAGCTTTAA
- a CDS encoding PQQ-dependent sugar dehydrogenase, translating to MTTKRKILITLLVIVLAIVAIGAWLVRGNPADYSVDEVTGTEPLLSDPEAESFPTVAIAEPIGWKDGEAPTAAEGLTVSRFAEGLDHPRVVHTLPNGDVLVTLTRAPAGEPMGGIEGLIAGWLFEKAGAAGASPEQLVLLRDEDGDGVAETRKTLRDDLASPSGIEWRDDKLYIANHDALVSFDYELGADVVSGDPVKLMDLPPAGSHWMRNIFMPPAGDVIYIAVGSDSNIGENGMEIEKGRAAIHEYNIESGKSRIYATGLRNANGMAYNPWSEELWTTVNERDMLGSDMVPDYLTNVPIGVNYGWPWFYYKDNVDDRVEASMPATLPGYVRNPEFALGPHVAALGLVFTEEGSRMGASFGSGAFIARHGSWNRKPPSGYDLVYVAFDERGNPQGKPVEVLGDFLTGEGTTRGRPTWVDWAGDGALLMTDDTAGIIWRVIAESAEPAAKPVAPVRSSLAPRRNLTGDPQGRFNQDFSREAKAAAAAKAAE from the coding sequence ATGACAACAAAGCGCAAGATTCTCATCACCCTGCTGGTTATCGTTCTGGCAATCGTCGCCATCGGTGCCTGGCTCGTCCGCGGCAACCCGGCTGATTATTCGGTCGACGAAGTTACCGGCACCGAGCCGCTGCTGAGTGATCCTGAAGCGGAATCGTTTCCGACGGTGGCAATTGCGGAGCCGATTGGCTGGAAAGATGGAGAAGCGCCGACTGCTGCCGAGGGCCTCACGGTCAGTCGTTTCGCCGAAGGGCTCGATCATCCACGGGTGGTCCATACGCTGCCCAATGGTGATGTGCTGGTAACGCTCACCCGGGCCCCGGCAGGGGAGCCGATGGGCGGCATTGAAGGACTTATCGCCGGATGGTTGTTCGAAAAGGCCGGTGCGGCCGGTGCATCTCCGGAACAACTGGTATTGCTGCGTGACGAAGATGGCGACGGTGTTGCTGAAACGCGCAAAACGCTGCGCGACGATCTGGCATCGCCGTCAGGCATCGAATGGCGCGATGACAAGCTCTACATTGCCAATCACGATGCGCTGGTTTCGTTCGACTATGAGTTGGGCGCTGACGTGGTGAGCGGCGATCCGGTGAAGCTGATGGATTTGCCCCCGGCTGGCAGTCACTGGATGCGCAACATCTTCATGCCGCCCGCGGGCGATGTGATCTATATCGCAGTCGGTTCCGACTCCAACATTGGCGAAAACGGTATGGAGATCGAGAAAGGCCGCGCAGCGATCCATGAATATAACATCGAAAGTGGCAAGTCGCGGATCTACGCAACCGGTCTGCGCAACGCCAACGGCATGGCTTACAACCCCTGGAGCGAGGAGCTCTGGACCACAGTGAACGAGCGCGACATGCTCGGTTCCGACATGGTGCCTGACTACCTGACCAATGTACCCATCGGCGTGAATTACGGCTGGCCTTGGTTCTATTACAAAGACAACGTCGACGACCGTGTTGAGGCATCGATGCCAGCGACGTTGCCCGGCTATGTCCGCAATCCCGAATTTGCGCTTGGCCCGCATGTTGCGGCGCTGGGTCTGGTGTTTACCGAAGAAGGCAGCCGCATGGGCGCTAGCTTTGGCAGCGGCGCATTCATTGCGCGGCACGGTTCGTGGAACCGCAAGCCGCCATCGGGTTACGACTTAGTCTATGTCGCATTTGACGAGCGCGGTAATCCTCAGGGTAAGCCCGTGGAAGTGCTAGGCGACTTCTTGACTGGTGAAGGCACTACGCGGGGCCGCCCGACATGGGTCGATTGGGCAGGCGACGGTGCGTTGCTGATGACTGACGACACAGCCGGGATCATCTGGCGGGTCATCGCCGAGAGTGCAGAACCTGCCGCTAAGCCGGTTGCTCCGGTTCGTAGTAGCCTCGCGCCGCGCCGTAACCTGACTGGCGATCCGCAAGGCCGCTTCAATCAGGACTTTTCGCGTGAAGCGAAGGCTGCAGCAGCGGCCAAGGCGGCTGAGTAG